Part of the Paludisphaera borealis genome, ACGGCTGTTCGATGGCTTTGCGTTCCCTGCTCCAGGCGGTGGATCCGGGCTCGAACGATTTGATAGTCACCCTGGGCGATTACGTCAATCGCGGCCCCGATTCGCGGGGGGTGCTGGACCAGCTCATCGACCTCCGCCGACGATCGCGTCTGATTTCGATTCTGGGCAATCACGACGAGATGCTGCTGCGAGCCCGAGGCGGATCGTCGGATGTCGCGCAGAGGCCGGCCGGCGGCCTGCTGACGCGCGCCGCGTCCGAGATCGACCGCCCCCAGATCGCGCTCACCGAAGGGCACTTCGGCTTCCTTGAAGCCTGCGACGATTATTTCGAGACCGACGACCACATCTTCCTGCACGCCAGCTACGATCCTGTCTTACCCATGAATGAGCAGCCGACCTCGTTGCTCCGCTGGCAGTCGCTGCGCCGGGGAATCCCCGGCCGGCACGTGTCGGGGAAGACGGTCGTCGCCGGCCACACTTCGCAGAAGAACGGCAAGATCCTCGACCTCGGCCATCTCCGGTGCATCGACACCTACTGCTACGGCGGCGGATGGCTGACGGCCCTCGACGTCCATTCCGGCGAAGTCTGGCAAGTCGATGTCCGAGG contains:
- a CDS encoding metallophosphoesterase family protein, whose protein sequence is MTGRTIAIGDIHGCSMALRSLLQAVDPGSNDLIVTLGDYVNRGPDSRGVLDQLIDLRRRSRLISILGNHDEMLLRARGGSSDVAQRPAGGLLTRAASEIDRPQIALTEGHFGFLEACDDYFETDDHIFLHASYDPVLPMNEQPTSLLRWQSLRRGIPGRHVSGKTVVAGHTSQKNGKILDLGHLRCIDTYCYGGGWLTALDVHSGEVWQVDVRGRARPRRSLR